In Phormidium ambiguum IAM M-71, the following proteins share a genomic window:
- a CDS encoding RNA polymerase sigma factor SigF, which translates to MSTNLSHDLKTDSLQLLREYRKTGSATTRNQLVNLNFGLVRKEAHYWSNQCSENYEDLLQVGCLGLIRAIERFEISKGNAFSSFALPYIRGEIQHYLRDRGSSVRIPRRWLTLQRQAIAATRELQTQLHRQPTDAEVASAINIPTEEWQEIKLACQNRAPLSLDVPVGDDEEGSRPLAELVPDPHYRSFQLAQEDQIRLQQALVKLEERTREILEFVFFHDLTQKEVAQRLDISVVTVSRRVKKGLDLLKQMMAGSND; encoded by the coding sequence ATGTCTACCAATCTGTCTCACGATTTAAAAACCGATAGCTTACAGTTGTTGCGAGAGTACCGAAAAACTGGATCAGCTACTACTCGTAATCAGTTGGTAAATCTCAACTTCGGCTTAGTAAGAAAGGAAGCCCACTACTGGAGCAATCAATGTTCAGAAAACTACGAAGATTTGCTTCAAGTAGGCTGTTTAGGATTAATCAGAGCCATAGAACGATTTGAAATTTCCAAAGGCAACGCCTTTAGTTCTTTTGCCCTCCCCTATATCAGAGGCGAAATCCAACACTACCTCAGAGATAGAGGTTCCTCAGTCCGCATCCCCCGTCGTTGGTTAACACTGCAAAGACAAGCGATCGCAGCCACCAGAGAACTACAAACTCAGTTACATCGTCAACCCACCGACGCAGAAGTAGCATCAGCCATCAACATTCCCACAGAAGAATGGCAAGAAATTAAATTAGCCTGTCAAAATCGCGCACCTCTGAGTCTAGACGTACCAGTAGGCGACGACGAAGAAGGATCTCGACCCCTAGCAGAACTCGTTCCCGATCCCCATTACCGCAGTTTTCAGTTAGCTCAAGAAGACCAAATCCGCTTACAACAAGCATTAGTTAAATTAGAAGAACGCACTCGGGAAATTTTAGAATTCGTTTTCTTCCATGACCTCACCCAAAAAGAAGTAGCACAACGCTTAGACATTAGTGTAGTTACCGTCTCTCGGCGAGTGAAAAAAGGATTAGATTTACTCAAACAAATGATGGCAGGAAGCAACGATTAA